In Peromyscus leucopus breed LL Stock chromosome 11, UCI_PerLeu_2.1, whole genome shotgun sequence, a genomic segment contains:
- the LOC114697315 gene encoding 40S ribosomal protein S25-like: MMPKDAKKKKDARKSANKDKGPVNKSGGKAKKKKWPKGRVRDELNNLVLFDRAAYDNLGKEVPNYKLITPAVVSERLKIRGSLPRAAPQELLSKGLIKLVSKQSPSNLHQKHKGWRCPSCW; the protein is encoded by the coding sequence ATGATGCCCAAGGatgccaagaagaagaaagatgccCGAAAGTCAGCCAACAAAGACAAAGGCCCAGTAAATAAGTCTGGTGGCAAGGCTAAAAAGAAGAAGTGGCCCAAAGGCAGAGTTCGGGACGAGCTCAACAATCTGGTCCTGTTTGACAGAGCTGCATATGACAACCTCGGTAAGGAGGTTCCCAACTACAAGCTCATCACTCCAGCTGTGGTCTCTGAGAGACTCAAGATTCGCGGTTCTTTGCCCAGGGCAGCCCCTCAGGAGTTACTCAGTAAAGGACTTATCAAGCTGGTTTCAAAGCAGAGCCCAAGTAATTTACACCAGAAACACAAAGGGTGGAGATGCCCCAGCTGCTGGTGA